The following DNA comes from Pradoshia eiseniae.
TATGGGCGGAGCCATTGCGCCTGGTATTGAGATTTCAACAGAAGCCCTTTTTGCAAGAGCCTCTAAATTGCCGCGTGTTGAAATATCGCGGCCAGATAGCATCATCGGCAAAACGACGGTTTCAGCAATGCAGGCCGGGATCCTTTATGGAGTAATCGGTCAAGTTGAGGGGATAGTCAGCCGTATAAAGAAACAAAGCAAACAGCAACCTAAGGTTATCGCAACGGGAGTGTGGGCCTCTCTCATTGCTGATGAGACATCAGCTATTGACGAGGTAGCCCCATTCCTGACGTTAAAGGGGCTGCAAATCATATACAAGAAGAATCGGCTATAAGGCCATTCTTTTGGAAAGCTAGGAAGGAGCTTATAATGAACGATTATTTAGTAAGAGCATTAGCTTTTAATGGACAAGTGAGAGCTTATGCCGTATCGACAACAAACACCGTTGCGGAGGCGCAAAGACGTCATGACACATGGAGAACAGCCTCTGCTGCACTGGGAAGAGCTATGACTGCCGGTGTTATGATGGGTGCCATGCAGAAGGGTGAAGCAAAAATCACCATCAGTATCGAAGGAGATGGACCGCTTGGACCCATTATCGTGGATGCCAACGCGAAGGGAGAGGTGCGCGGGTATGTCACAAATCCTCATGTCGACTTTGCATCCCGTGAAGGGGGCAAATTAGATGTCCGGCGAGCAGTCGGGACAGAGGGGACATTATCGGTTGTTAAGGATGTTGGGATGAAGGATAACTTCTCTGGAAGGGTGCCTTTAGTATCCGGTGAATTAGGAGAGGATTTTACCTACTATTTCGCTTTATCTGAGCAAACGCCCAGCTCAGTTGGAGTCGGTGTGCTTGTAAACGGGGATGACACCATTTCCGTTGCTGGCGGGTTCATTATCCAGCTGCTGCCAGATACAGATGATGCTGTTATCACACAAATCGAGAATTCCTTGAATACTATGCCGTATATCTCCGAACTGCTAAAGGATGGGTTAAAGCCAGAAGAAATCCTTAATCAAATTCTTGGAGAAGAGAACGTAAAGGTATTAGATACGATGCCGATTAAGTTTGAGTGTCAATGCTCAAAAGACCGATATAGTCGAGCAATCATTGGCCTCGGCAAGGAAGAAATTCAGGATATGATTGAAACAGAAGGCGGGATAGAAGCCCAATGCCATTTCTGCAATGAAGCATATGCATTTTCCGAAGAAGAGCTCGAGGAATTGAAAAAAGAAGCAAAGTAAGCTATTTGGGGGAGTTGCTTTGTCTGTTAAACAATGCTCGGTCATCATTATTGGCTTGATTTTACTCAATATCTCAACGGTTGTGTATTTTCTTTATGCTCCAGCACCGAAGAGTGACTCAAATGAAACAGTTGCGTCAGTTGGAAATGCTGAAATAAAAAAGGCCGAATTGATAAAAGAACTCGATTCATTATATGGCCGGGACATGCTGAAGGGAATGATCGATAATGAGGTCATTCGCCAGCTGGCTAGTAAGAATGATCTCTCTGTCACGGAAGAGGAATTAGAGATGGAATGGCGGCTCAGGCAATTAGACTATGGATATGGCGGGGATGTCGAGCCGGATGACGAAAAGGTGATGGAGCAGCTTAAGCTTTCCATCCTTTTTGAAAAGATGCTCACAAAGGATGTCAAAGTCTCCGAAGAGGAGGTAGCCGTCTATTTGGAGGAAAATGAGCATCTTCATCAAACCCCAGATTTATACCGGGTTTATCACATTGCTGTCGGAAAAAGAGAGGAAGCGGAGCGTGTTATTAAGGACTTAACTGGTGGGGCGGATTTTTTATCCTTAGCCATGGAGTACTCCCCGACTGATTATGAGGAGTACGATCTTGGTTTAATCTCTTTAGAGACAGATACCGTTCCAGGGAGCTATATAACCTCCTTAAAGGATTTAAAGGAAGGTCAGTGGAGTAATCCTATAGAAATAGATAATGGATACGCTGTTTTATATGTGGAGAAGTTCATTGAGGGAAAAGCCTACACCAATCAGGAGCTTGATTCCTATGTCAAACGGCGTATTGGCATGGAACAATTAGATACAATCGCTTCTGTTAATCTATTTTGGGATGAAGCTGGCGTCCAATGGGTATATGAGCAATAGGATGTAAGCACTAGCCAAATGTGAAAATTAGGCCCAGATTAGTGGGAATTAGTTGACAGAAAAGAAAAAAATAGCTACATTGTATATAAAACCAATGAAAATACTATGGATTAGGGGTGGATGAATTGAGTAAAATAGCAAATAATGTGTCAGAATTGATTGGGAATACACCGGTCGTAAGGTTGAACAAGATTGTTGAGGATGGTTCTGCTGAAGTTTATTTGAAATTAGAATATATGAATCCAGGCAGCAGCGTAAAAGACCGTATTGCTTTAGCTATGATCAATGATGCTGAAGAGAAAGGTTTATTGAAGCCAGATGCAACCATTATTGAACCAACCAGCGGGAATACAGGGATTGGTCTTGCGTGGGTCGCGGCTGCAAAGGGCTATAAAGCTATTCTAGTCATGCCTGATACGATGAGCATTGAACGCCGCAACTTGCTCAAAGCCTATGGAGCTCAACTCATCCTAACTCCTGGGAAAGAAGGAATGAAGGGGGCTATTGCAAAGGCAACGGAGCTTGCTGAGCAAAACGGTTATTTTATGCCCCAGCAATTCCAGAATGAAGCGAATCCAGAGATTCACCGTCAAACAACCGGGAAAGAAATTGTGGAGCAGATGGGTGACCAGCTAGATGCGTTCGTTTCTGGCATCGGTACAGGCGGAACCATTTCTGGTGCAGGTTCTGTTCTTCGCGACGCGTATAAAGATATCAAAATTGTCGCCGTTGAGCCAGCTGATTCACCTGTATTATCCGGAGGAACACCTGGGCCGCATAAAATTCAAGGAATCGGTGCAGGATTCGTCCCTGATACATTAAATACAGAAATCTACGACCAAATCATCAAAGTCGCTAATGAAGATGCATTTGAGCAAGCGAGAAGAGCTGCAAAAGAAGAAGGAATTCTAGGCGGTATTTCTGCAGGAGCCGCAATTCATGCTGCCCTTCAGGTTGCAAAGGAACTTGGCTCAGGCAAAAAGGTATTGGCGATTATTCCGGATAATGGCGAGCGCTACTTGAGTACACCCCTTTATAATTTTGAAGATTAATAGATGATAATAAAAAGAGGCGAAAGCCTCTTTTTTGCTGTCTTCATTTTCATCCCTGACCATGAGTTGTGGTATAGTGTAGTCCATAGAAAAGTGTTGCTGAAGGAGTTTTGGTAAATGAAGAATATAATGGATTGTGGCCCATATAAACTCGATATGAGCGGCCGGACGCTAATTATGGGAATCTTAAACATGACTCCGGATTCCTTCTCGGACGGCGGAAGATACAATGCAGTTGATACAGCCTTAGAACGGGCATGCCAGCTGGTTCAAGACGGGGCAGATATCATTGATATTGGCGGGGAATCTACGCGGCCAGGTTATGAGCAAATTTCGGCAGAAGAGGAAATCGAACGGGTAGTCCCTATTATAGAGCGCTTGGCAAAGGAGGTCGATGTACCGATATCCATCGATACCTATAAGGCTGAGGTGGCTCGAGCGGCCCTGAAGGCTGGTGCCCATATCATTAACGATATATGGGGGGCGAAGGCTGACCCGCATATGGCTAAGGTGGCAGCGGAAACAGGTGCTCCTATTATTCTCATGCATAATCGCCAAGAGAAGCCATATGAGAATTTCATAAGAGATGCTCTGAATGATTTATATGAGAGCATACAAATAACGAAAAAAGCTGGGGTGAAGGACAGCCAAATTATTCTGGACCCAGGCATAGGCTTTGCGAAGAATCTTCAGGAGAATTTACTGATGATGAGAAACCTGAACGTGATTGCAGGTCTGGGTTACCCAGTCCTGCTTGGAACGTCCCGTAAATCAATGATAGGCAATACCTTGAAATTGCCTGTTAAGGAACGGATAGAGGGGACTATTGCGAGTGTTTGTCTTGGAATCCAGCAGGGATGCCAGATTATGCGTGTGCATGATGTAAAGGAAAATGCGCGTGCGGCAAGGATGATGGATGCAATGTTAGGGAGAGTGAAGGTAGATGGATAAAATAATCCTTGAAAAGATGGATTTTTATGGATACCATGGTGTTTATCCGGAGGAAAATAAGCTTGGTCAGCGTTATCGGGTCGATCTTACGCTATATGTGGATTTAAAAACAGCTGGGCATACGGATGATTTGAGTAACTCCGTCAATTATGCTGAAATATACACATTATGCAAAGAGATTGTAGAGGGCAAGCCGTTCAATTTAATTGAAGCTGTGGCCGAAAAAATTGCTCAGGATGTATTTGCTCATCACGAGAGGGTCCAAGCGTGCAAGGTTAAAGTAATCAAGCCAGACCCGCCGATTCCAGGGCATTATCAATCGGTCGCTGTGGAAATAGAAAGAGAGCGGGAACAGGCATGAATGTAGCATATATCGGAATGGGCACGAATCTTGGTGATAGGGAAGGCTACTTAAAGGGTGCATTACAAGAACTTGCATCCAATCCCTCCAATCAAATCGTGGCCGTATCCTCCATTTATGAAACAGATCCTTGGGGATATGTAGAACAAGGTAAATTCTTGAATATGGTCATTTGCTTGCAGACGCAATTAACGGCGCAGGAATTGCTAGCATGCTGTATGCAAGTTGAGAAAGAGCTTGGCAGAAAAAGGGAAGTAAGATGGGGCCCGAGAACAATAGACCTTGACATTTTGCTATTTAATCAAGAGAATATTGTAACGGAAAACCTGATTATCCCCCACCCACGAATTATGGAAAGAGCCTTTGTTGCCATTCCGCTCGTGGAAATTGATAAGGACATCACTCTGCCAAATATGGACAAACCGGTAAGGGAAGTCATGGACGATATCCCCGACAAAGAAGGGGTACGGATATGGAAGCGGAAAGATGGGGAAGGCGTATTCGGGCCTTTCGAAAATTAAAGGGTTTTACACAAGAAGAATTCGCTAAAGAGCTCGGTGTTTCCGTCTCCATGCTTGGAGAGGTGGAACGAGGGAACAGGGTTCCAACAACACCCTTTTTGAAGGAAGTAGCAGAGCAGCTAGGAATAGCGATGGAGGAACTTAAGCCTCCGGTTAATAGATGAATGAAGAAATGCGGATAGGGAGGTAATATCCATGCTAAGAATTGGGAATGTCGAAATAAAGAATCCCGTAGTGCTAGCACCTATGGCTGGAGTGTGTAATTCTGCCTTCCGTCTGACGGTTAAGGAATTTGGGGTTGGGCTTGTTTGTGCAGAAATGGTCAGTGACAAGGGTATTGTGTACGGTAATGAGAGGACGCTGAGCATGCTCTATATTGATGAGCAGGAAAAGCCGCTTTCCCTGCAGATTTTCGGGGGAGAGAAGGAATCGCTCGTTAAGGCTGCGCAGTATGTCGACAAGAATACAAACGCGGACATTATTGACATTAATATGGGGTGTCCCGTTAATAAAATCATTAAATGTGAAGCAGGAGCTCGCTGGCTTTTGAATCCAGATAAGATATATGAGATGGTTTCAGCGGTTGTTGATAAAGTAGATAAACCAGTCACGGTCAAGATGCGTATTGGCTGGGATGATGATCATATTTTTATCGCGGATAACGCACAAGCTGTAGAAAGAGCCGGCGGGAGTGCTATAGCCGTTCATGGGCGAACACGCGTGCAGATGTACGAAGGAAAAGCCAACTGGGATTACATTAAGCTTGCCAAGGAGTCGGTCAATATTCCGGTAATCGGGAATGGGGATGTCCTAACACCGCAGGATGCCAAACGAATGCTCGATGAGACTGGCTGTGATGGGGTCATGATTGGCCGGGCAGCTCTTGGAAACCCATGGATGATGTATCAGACAGTAAAATATTTGGAGAGCGGCATTCTATTGCCTGAGCCATCTGTCCGCGAGAAAATGGACGTATGTGTGCTTCATCTCGATCGTCTTATCGCTTTGAAGGATGAGTATATTGCTGTTCGCGAAATGCGCAAGCATGCGGCATGGTATTTAAAGGGCGTGTCAGGCAACGGGAAGATTAGAAAAGAAATCAATAATGTGGAGACGCGTGATCAGCTTGTCGGTCTTCTTTATAGCCTTGTGGAAGACGTTGAAACGGAAGGGCAAATTACAACAGCTGTTTGATAATTTGACAGTCTCACATCTAATAACTACAATAGGCTTGAATCAAAGCTGCCGGGTCAATACCGGCAGTTTTTCTTCTATTTTAAAAAATTCAAGTAGATACTGGTGTCTTATGGAGTTATTTTGTGTAAAATAAAAAACAGTATATAGCGATTTAGAGATGGAGTGAGTAGTAAATGAGCGAAGAATTAAATGACCAGTTCCAGGTCAGACGTGACAAGATGACTCGAATTGCTGAAATGGGCCTTGATCCATTTGGGCAAAAGTTCGTCCGCACGCATTTGTCTCAAGAGATTATCAATGAGTTCAGTGGCTTGGAAAACGAAGAGCTTGAAGCGAAGAATATTGAAGTATCCATTGCCGGCCGTATCATGACCAAGCGAGGAAAAGGGAAGGCTGGCTTTGCCCATATTAAGGATGTAAGCGGACAAATCCAAATCTATGTAAGAAAAGATGCAATCGGTGAGGATGCTTATGAGCTGTTCAAGATTGCTGACTTAGGTGATATCGTCGGAGTGAAGGGAATTATCTTCAAGACCAAAGTGGGCGAATTGTCCATTAAAGTAAATGGATTCACATTCCTCACAAAGTCATTACGTCCTCTTCCAGAGAAATACCACGGACTTAAGGACATTGAGGAGCGCTATCGCAAACGTTATCTGGATTTAATCACAAGTGAAGAGAGCCAAAAAACCTTTATCGCGAGAAGCCGCATTATCCAGGCGATGAGACGCTACTTCGACGATAATGGTTTCTTGGAAGTTGAAACGCCAATGCTTCACTCGATTGCAGGCGGAGCTTCTGCAAGACCGTTTGTGACGCATCATAATGCCCTTGATATGCCAATGTACATGCGTATCGCCATTGAGCTTCACCTAAAACGCCTGATTGTCGGCGGGTTAGAAAAAGTGTATGAAATCGGGCGCGTATTCAGAAATGAAGGTGTTTCCACGCGTCATAACCCTGAGTTCACGATGCTTGAGCTATACGAAGCATACGCAGATTTCCATGATATCATGGACCTGACAGAAAACGTTATTGCCTACATCGCTCAAGAAGTATTGGGCACAACAACCATTCCATATGGCGAATATGAGGTGAATCTTGCGCCGAAATGGACAAGACTCCACATGGTCGATGCAATCAAAGAATATGTTGGTGTAGACTTCTGGAAAGAGATGACGGTAGAAGAGGCGCGTGCGCTTGCAAAAGAACATGATGTACAAATTACCGAAACGATGGCAGTTGGCCATATCATTAACGAATTCTTCGAGCAAAAAATTGAAGAGAAGTTGATTCAGCCAACTTTTGTATATGGTCACCCAGTTGAGATTTCACCGCTTGCGAAGAAAAATGCGGAAGACCCTCGCTTCACGGATCGTTTTGAGCTATTTATCGTGGCGCGTGAGCATGCTAATGCCTTCACTGAGCTGAATGATCCGATTGATCAAAAACAACGCTTTGAAGCTCAATTAAAAGAGCGAGAGCAAGGTAATGACGAAGCCCATATGATGGATGATGATTACATCGAGGCACTAGAGCACGGTATGCCGCCAACAGGCGGGCTCGGAATCGGCATTGACCGTCTGGTTATGCTTTTAACGAACTCTCCGTCTATTCGTGACGTACTGTTATTCCCATTAATGAGACATAAATAATAACGTTAAAAGAGCCGTGGCTGCCACGGCTCTTTTATATATACCTATATAGTTTCTTTTTGAAATAAGGGATTAAACTAGCTAAATATTTGAAATAAATTAACTATAATCTTTTTCGTAAATAGCTATTGCAATATAAAATAACGGATGATATATTTATATACGTCGCCGCTGACCTACAGCGAACGACAAAAAAGAATAAAAAAGTTGTTGAC
Coding sequences within:
- the lysS gene encoding lysine--tRNA ligase; translated protein: MSEELNDQFQVRRDKMTRIAEMGLDPFGQKFVRTHLSQEIINEFSGLENEELEAKNIEVSIAGRIMTKRGKGKAGFAHIKDVSGQIQIYVRKDAIGEDAYELFKIADLGDIVGVKGIIFKTKVGELSIKVNGFTFLTKSLRPLPEKYHGLKDIEERYRKRYLDLITSEESQKTFIARSRIIQAMRRYFDDNGFLEVETPMLHSIAGGASARPFVTHHNALDMPMYMRIAIELHLKRLIVGGLEKVYEIGRVFRNEGVSTRHNPEFTMLELYEAYADFHDIMDLTENVIAYIAQEVLGTTTIPYGEYEVNLAPKWTRLHMVDAIKEYVGVDFWKEMTVEEARALAKEHDVQITETMAVGHIINEFFEQKIEEKLIQPTFVYGHPVEISPLAKKNAEDPRFTDRFELFIVAREHANAFTELNDPIDQKQRFEAQLKEREQGNDEAHMMDDDYIEALEHGMPPTGGLGIGIDRLVMLLTNSPSIRDVLLFPLMRHK
- the folK gene encoding 2-amino-4-hydroxy-6-hydroxymethyldihydropteridine diphosphokinase, whose amino-acid sequence is MNVAYIGMGTNLGDREGYLKGALQELASNPSNQIVAVSSIYETDPWGYVEQGKFLNMVICLQTQLTAQELLACCMQVEKELGRKREVRWGPRTIDLDILLFNQENIVTENLIIPHPRIMERAFVAIPLVEIDKDITLPNMDKPVREVMDDIPDKEGVRIWKRKDGEGVFGPFEN
- the cysK gene encoding cysteine synthase A produces the protein MSKIANNVSELIGNTPVVRLNKIVEDGSAEVYLKLEYMNPGSSVKDRIALAMINDAEEKGLLKPDATIIEPTSGNTGIGLAWVAAAKGYKAILVMPDTMSIERRNLLKAYGAQLILTPGKEGMKGAIAKATELAEQNGYFMPQQFQNEANPEIHRQTTGKEIVEQMGDQLDAFVSGIGTGGTISGAGSVLRDAYKDIKIVAVEPADSPVLSGGTPGPHKIQGIGAGFVPDTLNTEIYDQIIKVANEDAFEQARRAAKEEGILGGISAGAAIHAALQVAKELGSGKKVLAIIPDNGERYLSTPLYNFED
- the folP gene encoding dihydropteroate synthase, with product MKNIMDCGPYKLDMSGRTLIMGILNMTPDSFSDGGRYNAVDTALERACQLVQDGADIIDIGGESTRPGYEQISAEEEIERVVPIIERLAKEVDVPISIDTYKAEVARAALKAGAHIINDIWGAKADPHMAKVAAETGAPIILMHNRQEKPYENFIRDALNDLYESIQITKKAGVKDSQIILDPGIGFAKNLQENLLMMRNLNVIAGLGYPVLLGTSRKSMIGNTLKLPVKERIEGTIASVCLGIQQGCQIMRVHDVKENARAARMMDAMLGRVKVDG
- a CDS encoding helix-turn-helix domain-containing protein, with translation MEAERWGRRIRAFRKLKGFTQEEFAKELGVSVSMLGEVERGNRVPTTPFLKEVAEQLGIAMEELKPPVNR
- the dusB gene encoding tRNA dihydrouridine synthase DusB produces the protein MLRIGNVEIKNPVVLAPMAGVCNSAFRLTVKEFGVGLVCAEMVSDKGIVYGNERTLSMLYIDEQEKPLSLQIFGGEKESLVKAAQYVDKNTNADIIDINMGCPVNKIIKCEAGARWLLNPDKIYEMVSAVVDKVDKPVTVKMRIGWDDDHIFIADNAQAVERAGGSAIAVHGRTRVQMYEGKANWDYIKLAKESVNIPVIGNGDVLTPQDAKRMLDETGCDGVMIGRAALGNPWMMYQTVKYLESGILLPEPSVREKMDVCVLHLDRLIALKDEYIAVREMRKHAAWYLKGVSGNGKIRKEINNVETRDQLVGLLYSLVEDVETEGQITTAV
- the folB gene encoding dihydroneopterin aldolase — encoded protein: MDKIILEKMDFYGYHGVYPEENKLGQRYRVDLTLYVDLKTAGHTDDLSNSVNYAEIYTLCKEIVEGKPFNLIEAVAEKIAQDVFAHHERVQACKVKVIKPDPPIPGHYQSVAVEIEREREQA
- the hslO gene encoding Hsp33 family molecular chaperone HslO, yielding MNDYLVRALAFNGQVRAYAVSTTNTVAEAQRRHDTWRTASAALGRAMTAGVMMGAMQKGEAKITISIEGDGPLGPIIVDANAKGEVRGYVTNPHVDFASREGGKLDVRRAVGTEGTLSVVKDVGMKDNFSGRVPLVSGELGEDFTYYFALSEQTPSSVGVGVLVNGDDTISVAGGFIIQLLPDTDDAVITQIENSLNTMPYISELLKDGLKPEEILNQILGEENVKVLDTMPIKFECQCSKDRYSRAIIGLGKEEIQDMIETEGGIEAQCHFCNEAYAFSEEELEELKKEAK
- a CDS encoding peptidyl-prolyl cis-trans isomerase, which codes for MSVKQCSVIIIGLILLNISTVVYFLYAPAPKSDSNETVASVGNAEIKKAELIKELDSLYGRDMLKGMIDNEVIRQLASKNDLSVTEEELEMEWRLRQLDYGYGGDVEPDDEKVMEQLKLSILFEKMLTKDVKVSEEEVAVYLEENEHLHQTPDLYRVYHIAVGKREEAERVIKDLTGGADFLSLAMEYSPTDYEEYDLGLISLETDTVPGSYITSLKDLKEGQWSNPIEIDNGYAVLYVEKFIEGKAYTNQELDSYVKRRIGMEQLDTIASVNLFWDEAGVQWVYEQ